The nucleotide sequence ACACTCGCTCTGTACTTCATTCTCACCTCGGCTGCAGGACAACAGCAGTCAAGAGTCACAATCAGTCTGTGATGATCCCTCATTAAACCCTGATTAATTAGAGCAGGAATTAACGAGGTACCCTGTCCCTCCTCAGGCTCCGAGTTGCTGGTGGTGACGTCGCTCAGACCCGACTCGTCAGAAGCCTCGTTTTCCGATAAGTTCTCAGACACGATGTTCTCGTTGGCGTCAAAATACTCGGCCATGGACTCTGCGACGGACAGCCTGCTGCGTGCCTCACAGctctgaggagaaacatcacaAATCCATCCACACAGACATGAGAAACCTCAACACCATCAAAGCTCAGATTCTTCAGAGCTCCTTCCTGTTTCCCATCGGCTCAGAAACCGGAGCGTCTGATGATCCGAGCCTTTCACAGTTTGATCTTTATCAACTTTATCATCATGTCTCTGCTTTTTACACTTCTCTGCAGTGTAACAACAAGCGATGGTATATTTCTGTATTATAAATAACAAGGGGGTGAGGgtgtttatagcagctataaccaACAAAACCAGGAAGTAACCTTTTTGGGGAATTTCCACAAGTGTTTCTTACTCACATTCTTTATTACTCACGTTATAGACCTGATCATATTTACCTAAACCCTcgaaccaccaccatcaccaccatccagTCAGATCACTCTGAAGAGTTGTGTGAGGTGAGAACTCACCTGATCCTGAGTCACGGTGCAGAACGACTCCTCAGACGAATCGGAGGACAGAGACACCGAGTGGACTTTAGTGAGACGAGACTGAAGCtccagctagagagagagagagagagagaaacatttaaatgagtcacaaacaccacaatcaTGAGTATTTAAAACATCAGGAAGCTTTCATACCAGGAATCCCAATCAAACCATGttaactttatatatattaaaaaaaaaataataataaaataaaaggggAGGTGATATCATAACTCCTGAGCTGATCGACGACAAACTCAACTGAGACGGTGTTACtgtgaatgaaataaacatcagacagaaataaaaacattaatatgAATCTGTAAAAGTTTAAACTGCATGTGAACTTTCACATCCATTCACAAAGACTTCACCCATCAACACTTTCTGGGCAATCCTGCTGCATgctttacatttctgacatttaacacacacacaccccccaaaccagtctgatcatctttctTCCCCTCAGCAGACAGAATCAGAGGTGTAGTTTCACACACAGGCGTCTCCCGAGCAGACCGGTTTCCTCTGAACATTCTCCTTTATCTCACACATCATGGAGGAATGTATCTGAACCTCTGCAGCACTTACACAAGAAAACGTGTGGAGTAAAATCAGACGCGCTAACGTGAACCTCGGATCGGATTAATCAGACTGGAGCGGTACGACTGCTGGATTTCTGTACTGCAGAAAACCTCTCCTTTATCATCATGTCCTGAAAGGGAGACATCTCTAATCTAGATCAACTGAGTTCCAGGTTAAAAGTTATAGCACCCTGTAAAAGCACACTGTGTCCACTACAGACTGAGCTGTGTGACTGGACGGTTTATTACACATTACTctcactgaaaaacactgagaCTCAGTTCAACAGCTCTGGAGAAAAAACATGGAATTACCACTGACTAGtgctcctaaacacacacagagacagggagacacaccaacacagagagacagacaacgACCCAGAcacgcacagagagagacagagacagacacttAAACTTAACTTTTCAAAAACTTTTATATGGATTAATAGTGATGGAATTTTTGTTGCTTCAGTcattaaaacaataacaaacttTACATCATGactgcattcatttattcatggtGCAGTGACCAGGCACACTGGAGCTAAACATCTCTACAAACTGTGAGAAACCCCACAGAGTTTATTCCCATGAGCAGCATGTGGCTTTAGAGTCaggactcctcctcctcctcatcatcatcatcatcatgtagtCCTCCTCAGCTCTGAGAGTTTTAATGGAGCTTGTGGCTACATGTAATTAAGCAGTGAGGATAACCAGAGCATGAACatacaagaaaaagaaatacatcAGTGAAACTACGGGAGCACTGACCTCAGACAGGGTGGTGCACAGGGAGGCCAGCTGGTCAGAGGTGGACTGACGCAGGTCCGGTCCGGTCCACGCCTGAGTGAGACGCTCACGCTCTGATGACAACATCTCATGGATGGACTTCAGAGATGTGTGGACTAATCACACACAGTGGGGTAAGTCACTAAAAGCTCTCCAGGTTTCATGTGCAGTGTGCGATTAGTGTAGAGTAAAGTGTGATTAgcgaggtgtgattagtgaacTCACGTCTCTGAGACGCAGTGTAAATGTTCTCCTGGAGTTTCTTCCCCTCAGGTgaagtgcagtgtggtgtggagaGCTGAGAGTAAACATAATCCGGGATGGACTGAAGAGACGCTCCGAGTCCAGAGGAGGAGGACAACGTACTGATATGATTACTGGCAGGAAGCtgggggcgagagagagagagggggcgagagagaaagagagggggcgagagagaaagagggggcgagagagaaagagggggggcgagagagaaagagagggggcgagagagagaagagagaggggcgagagagaaagagaggggggcgagagagaaagagagggggcgagagagaaagagaggggggagagagagaaagagagggggcgagagagaaagagagggggcgagagagaaagagagggggcgagagagaaagagagggggcgagagagaaagagaggggcgagagagaaagagagggggcagagagaaagagagagggggcgagagagaaagagagggggcagagagaaagagagggggcgagagagaaagagagggggcgagagaaagagagggggggaagagagaaagagagggggagagggtgAGTTATTTAATAAAGAGGTGTTGTAAGTGACCGTGTATTTAATCTGACCAGTGGACAGAGGTGAGACTCACCATCCCGTGTGACATGGTGCGATTGTGTCCCCAAACTTTCCCCACCTTCTTCTTCGGCTTGTCCAGAGTCAGattctaaaacacacacacacacacacacacacacacacacccaataaGAAGAGTGTCTGAAGATGAAactcagtgagagagtgaagatGAAGGAAGTGCTCCCTCACCTGCATGCTGATCCTCTTCTCCAGATCCTTGTTGTTGATGGGATCTTTCAGATCTGCTTCCAGCCAGTGCAACATCTGGATCAGACGTCCCAGTTCAGCCAGGTCCAGCTGACAGCGGGCCAGCTCTGcaggggtcaaaggtcaaagtCACATTTCActggagggaggaggaggaggaggggaggaggaggaggaggaggaggggaggaggaggaggaggggggaggagggggaggaggaggggtgGGGTGGCGGGGGGGGGAGGAGGGGGGGAggaggggaggggggaggggagaggaggaggaggaggagggaggaggagggggaggagggaggaggaggaggaggagagggaggagggaggaggaggaagagggaggagggaggaggaggaagagggaggagggaggaggaggaagagggaggagggaggaggagggaggagggaggaggagggaggaggaggaagagggaggaggaggaagagggaggaGTTTAACCTTGTTGGCAGGCGTCAGCTTGCTGCGTTTGCTGAAGCCAGGCAGAAACTTTATGGTTGACCCGTGACGAGGCCAGAGACGGAGAGTCCAGTGCAGCAGGCTGGAAGCCGTTGATGGGGCTCTGGAACTGAGGAAGCTGCAGAGATAAAGATGGAGATCCTGAACACAGGAACTCACTCTGATGACGAAGTGTGTAGTGGACGCCAGCAGTGACGTGACCTTACCGTGTCCCTCATGTCTCTGTTCATCTGAGCGAAGGTGGCCATGCTGGACAGTGTGCTGCTGTGTCCAGCTGAGAGAGCCTGCAGCACGCCCTGGTGGATACTCACAGCCTCGTTCTTCTTATAGATGCGGTGAGCGGTCAGTTTGGTCATCCAGATGTAGAAGATCTCCTGACTTTTAGCCTGCACACAGAATACATACTAATcaaaatcacacatacacacgagatcactctctcacacacccaacCCCCCACGAGATCGCGCCCTCTCCCACCCAACCCCACCCCCACGAGATCGCGCCCTCACCCACCCAACCCCACCCCCACGAGATCGCGCCTCACCCACCCAACCCCACCCCACGAGATCGCGCCCTCACCCAACCCCCACGAGATCGCGCCCTCACCCACCCAACCCCCCACGAGATCGCGCCTCACCCAACCCCACGAGATCGCGCCTCACCCAACCGAGATCGCGCCTCACCCAACCCCCACGAGATCGCGCCACCCAACCCCCCGAGATCGCGCCCTCACCCAACCCCACGAGATCGCGCCCTCACCCAACCCCACGAGATCGCCCTCACCCAACCCCCCACGAGATCGCGCCTCACCCAACCCCACGAGATCGCGCCTCACCCAACCCCCACGAGATCGCGCCCTCACCCAACCCCCCACGAGATCGCGCCTCACCCAACCCCCCACGATCGCGCCCTCACCCAACCCCCCACGAGATCGCGCCCTCACCCAACCCCACGAGATCGCGCCCTCACCCAACCCCCCACGAGATCGCGCCACCCAACCCCCCACGAGATCGCGCCCTCACCCAACCCCCCCACGAGATCGCCTCACCCAACCCCCCACGAGATCGCGCCTCACCCAACCCCACGAGATCGCGCCTCACCCAACCCCCCACGAGATCGCTCTCACCCAACCCCCCACGAGATCGCTCTCACCCAACCCCCCACGAGATCGCTCTCACCCAACCCCCCACGAGATCGCGCTCTcacccaacccccccccccgaGATCGCGCTCtcacccccacccacacacccgaGTGAACACACCTTTAAGTGCAGTAGGTTGTCTCCTGCGTCCAGGTCGATCCGCCTGGACTTTTTGTTGACTGACATCACGGCGAGGCTGACATCCAGAGCTCCGTGGTTCTTCCCTCTCATCACCTGCaggacgacacacacacacacttaatccaGTCACAGTGCAAGTGGAATAAACTGCAGAGAGATAAAGGAGTGAAGGACAACTCACATCCTGATGAGATTTAGCGTACTTCAGGATCCCCTTCTCCAGCACAAAGTATCTCTGCAGCAGGAAATAACACAGAACATGACCAGTCACAGGAGTGTAAAGCAGTGACTGAGTCCAGCGTCCAGAGCAGGGGGCACTTACACAAAATGGTAAAAAAAGGCGTTGAACAAACTGATTAAGCTAATGAGCATCTGAGCACCACTGGACATCACTGGTTTCTTCagtaaaaaccacacacacacacacacacacgagatgtttgttttcctcagtgatctctctctcaccttgtGCCAACCCTGAAGCGGATACTTCCTCTTTTTCATCAGGAATCCTTCACAAATCCCCGGGATGCTGTTCTTCTCTGGGTGGACGACACTGGACTGGATATCGGTCATCACCTCCCAGTCTCTGGAATTCTGTACATGGTGAAAAAGCGTGATTCGTCAGCGTGTGAGGTCATAATGAGGACAGAGCAGagtgccagagagagagagagagagagagagagagagagagagagagagagagagcacgagacacacactgacctgtcgAGAGGATCCGGTGCTGCAGCTGCGAGAGTGACCGGGTTTAAAAGCCGAGAGAGGAGATTTCTCCAGAGCAGTGCTGTTACTGTGAGGCTCCATCTTCACCATCAACTCTCCGCTCCAATACGATACGATAGCACTGACCACAACTTCACACTCCTGATCCCTTCCAGGTCACATCTAACTAAAAATACTGACCACTAAACTgcaagagaaaaacacacacagattactacatcacaacactataacaaatGTCCAGATGAAAGAAATAAcagatttcagaaaaaaactAAATGACCAGGAGCAGCATTAATCATTtatactaaaataataaaatctcctGCAGGAAAACAAGTGCCACAGAAACAATGGAGGACTGACCAGGCAGCTGACCCCTGCAGAGAGAGAACTAATCCCAGCTCTGAGGACCTGGAGCAATGTCTTtgaatgaatgggtgtgtgtgtgtgagctgtaacacactttaacagGTAAACAGAGAGGCATTCAGGGTGTGTTAGAGCTCTGAAACAGAAACCGGACaggattctcacacacacacgggtgtTTACAGCATGTTCATCTGGAATAATCTGGGAGGCAAGTCCTCCTCCTCCAGGCTTTATTCATGCTCCTCTAATGGTTCCTCTGCGTGATAAGCACTCTTGTTTTGGTGGATCTTCATGCCGGAGATACCAGAGTGATGGAGAAACATGTTGTGAAGAGCTGATTATTAAACGCCGCTCCTCTCCTCCCTGCATTATAAACAAATGACTGGAATTCCTCCAGAGTGACGTGTGTGAACCTGTTCCACAGCCCCAGTTTCacccacttctctctctcacacacctccacaGCAGCATGAAGCTGAAACTCAAACACTCCACTGAGGAAACCGATCAGATATAATCTGATCTGTATGATACTCATCTCCTCTCAGTTCTTCTCATCACATTACCCATGATGCTCTGGGGCAGGCGGTCCAACCGTTCCTCACTGCGTTTAAATCCAGCAGGAGAACGTTACGTGTTCTGCAGTCCTCACACTGTGGAGAGGCTTTAAAACATGTGAAGTAAACAGTTCCTCAGTGAGGAGCCTGGAGTGTCAGCACTCAGGTCTGATCATGAAGCTGACTCTGGTGGTGAAGTGACCCATCAACACCACACAGAGCTCCAGAGGAACAGTACAGAACACCTCAGAGTGATCAGACTCGTTCAGGCACTCACTGGAATGTGATCAGACCACACGCTGGTTTCatcaccccacacacacacacacacaccttcagccgAGACTTCTTTACTTCATTCCTCACTGTGACCACGTCCtgatactgtaacactcactccTCTGCTGGAACGTAGCCTTAatccctctctcatcaacacacacatacttttaaTGATCATTACAGGGCCGGGAGtacaacacccccccccccaccaccaccaccaccaccaccacacacacacacacacacacaggagtgcaagcccacacacacacacacacacacaggagtgcaagcccacacacacacacacacacacacaggagtgcaagcccacacacacacacacacaggagtgcaagcccacacacacacacacacaggagtgcaagcccacacacacacacacacacacacacacacaggagtgcaagcccacacacacacacacacacacaggagtgcaagcccacacacacacacacaggagtgcaagcccacacacacacacacacacacacacacacacaggagtgcaagcccacacacacacacacacacacacaggagtgcaagcccacacacacacacacacaggagtgcaagcccacacacacacacacacacacacaggagtgcaagcccacacacacacacacacaggagtgcaagcccacacacacacacacacacaggagtgcaagcccacacacacacacacacacaggagtgcaagcccacacacacacacacacacacacacacaggagtgcaagcccacacacacacacacacacacacacaggagtgcaagcccacacacacacacacacacacacacaggagtgcaagcccacacacacacacacacacacacaggagtgcaagcccacacacacacacacacacacaggagtgcaagcccacacacacacacacacacacaggagtgcaagcccacacacacacacacacacaggtgcaagccacacacacacacacacacaggagtgcaagcccacacacacacacacacacacaggagtgcaagcccacacacacacacacacacacacacacaggagtgcaagcccacacacacacacacacacacacacacacacacaggagtgcaagcccacacacacacacacacacacaggagtgcaagcccacacacacacacacacacacaggagtgcaagcccacacacacacacacacacacaggagtgcaagcccacacacacacacacacacacaggagtgcaagcccacacacacacacacacacacaggagtgcaagcccacacacacacacacacacacacacaggagtgcaagcccacacacacacacacacacacacacaggagtgcaagcccacacacacacacacacacacacacacaggagtgcaagcccacacacacacacacacacaggagtgcaagcccacacacacacacacaggagtgcaagcccacacacacacacacacacacacacacacacacaggagtgcaagcccacacacacacacacacacaggagtgcaagcccacacacacacacacacacaggagtgcaagcccacacacacacacacacacaggagtgcaagcccacacacacacacacacacacacaggagtgcaagcccacacacacacacacacacacacacaggagtgcaagcccacacacacacacacacacaggagtgcaagcccacacacacacacacacacacacacacacacacaggagtgcaagcccacacacacacacacacacacacacacaggagtgcaagcccacacacacacacacacacacaggagtgcaagcccacacacacacaggagtgcaagcccacacacacacacacacacacacacacaggagtgcaagcccacacacacacacacacacacacacacaggagtgcaagcccacacacacacacacacacaggagtgcaagcccacacacacacacacacacacaggagtgcaagcccacacacacacacacacacacaggagtgcaagcccacacacacacacacacacacaggagtgcaagcccacacacacacacaggagtgcaagcccacacacacacacacacacacaggagtgcaagcccacacacacacacacacacacaggagtgcaagcccacacacacacacacacacaggagtgcaagcccacacacacacacacacacacacaggagtgcaagcccacacacacacacacacacaggagtgcaagcccacacacacacacacacacacacacaggagtgcaagcccacacacacacacacacacacaggaggaatgcaagcccacacacacacacacacacacacacacacacaggagtgcaagcccacacacacacacacacaggagtgcaagcccacacacacacacacacaggagtgcaagcccacacacacacacacacaggagtgcaagcccacacacacacacacacaggagtgcaagcccacacacacacacacacaggagtgcaagcccacacacacacacacacaggagtgcaagcccacacacacacacacacacacacacacacacacacacacacacacacaggagtgcaagcccacacacacacacacacacacaggagtgcaagcccacacacacacacacacacacacacaggagtgcaagcccacacacacacacacacacacacacacaggagtgcaagcccacacacacacacacacacacacacacacacacacacacacacacacaggagtgcaagcccacacacacacacacaggagtgcaagcccacacacacacacacacacacacacacacacacacaggagtgcaagcccacacacacacacacacacacacacacacacacacacaggagtgcaagcccacacacacacacacacacacacacacacacacaggagtgcaagcccacacacacacacacacacacacacaggagtgtaacacacacacaggagtgtaacacacacacaggagtgtaacacacacacacacacacacacacacacacacacacaccttcacaggAAGCCCCAGAAACCTCATCACCTTCAGCCTGGAGTGTTTCAGTGACCGAGATGTTCTCATGGTCCAGCAGGAAACTCACTGTTAAACATTTGGGGGTTGAAAAGCTGAAAAAGTGCACGCGCACGGGCTTTATCTTTTCTCCACAGCATGTTTAACATCCGGTTACAAACAAATCCACACCTTAGTATCGTCTAGAAGTACCTGCTGCGCATGCGCACTTCACTCTGCGTCCATGCCGCTCTATTCCTTTAACAGCTGAAGTCAGGGTAATAAAGCAAAGTAAAGAACTCTGAAGTTTCCTGAAGAAGTGGACATTCACACCACGACATGACCAGGGTGATGAAGCTGGACAAAGGGGCATAAATATCCCGAGAATAAAGCAGAGGGAGAGCGCGTGCAGCTCACTCTCAGGTGAGAGGCCAATTAGAGGCTAATTAAACTAGCTAACCTGAGAACCACTGAGAAACCACACCAAACACCTGAAACCCGCACTGCTCCATGGACTCAGAATAGGTGTTTAaacactaaataataataataataataataataataataataataatttcactttCCTCACAGATTTACACAAAACCTTCAGGTACTAGCGACATCatcacattaacacagttttaaactaaaagctataaaatatatatatatatatatatatatattccgcAGTgaagagggggggggagagaatgtgtttgtttcttACCTGTACAGCCAGGTGTGAGGGAGAAACTGCTGCGCGAGACACACGCCGCTCGTGCTTTGTGCTCTCACCTGCTGCGTCAGAAGAAAACCACGCCCCTTTCACGTCCATCCCAGAGCCAAACCGAGAgtggtggtgtgtttgtttgtttctgtttctttctgctgcttaacatttcacacattttccaCACATGATGGTTATATTTTCCTGAGTGAATCTGCTCCTCATGATGTTTCTCCACTCTCACGTTTTGTTTCCGGCTTCAGGTTTTAATTTGTTAGCTTCATTAGCTTCGTCACTCCATGAGGCAGACATACTAATCAGCTAATCAGCTAGCTATAACTGTGGTAATAGAGacagggtggattttttttaatatttttttgaaGAAACTGTTTGTATTGACAGGTAAagggttgccatggtaacaaacGGACTGACTGACAGCtgtagtaactgtgtgtgtgatgtggtgtgtgtgtgtgtattaatagctGATGTATCAGTGCTGAATTCTCTATTGTTTTCTAGTGTTGATGTTTCTCAGAGTTGTTAGTGAGCGCTCCACCCGGGATCacccacacactgatactgagatCAACTCTAACTCAACTCTATTTAACTCTACACTCACACCAAATATACACCAGGAGATGAGTTtagcactgagtgtgtgtgtagtatcaatAGAACAATacgatgatggtgtgtgtgtgtgtgttcaaagtCTCTTGTCATGTTCATAAAGAGAGCTTTAAGCTTCTTTACACACTGAAGCTCCAGCTGaagacacttacacacacacagtgctgtaaAGATGTGTAGCTcttacatactgcacacacacacactccagcagaTACACACCATCTCAGATTTCTCTTCTTTATTTGATTgttcatttatctatctatctatctatctatctatctatctttaagtttgttgatggtgtgtatgatttAAACTTGAAGGCTTTAAGTTTTTAGTAGTTTTAaggattatttgtttgttctatttttatttatttagagccTCTTTACTGTTCCTtggagtgttttttttactggaCTTTACCTTCTtaagtgttctgtgtgttttagaggATTAGATTTTAGTTCCTTTCATTAGAACCGAAACTGAGTTTCTAAAAGTTCTACACTGCAGGAGTCACTGCTTTAACCCTTTATATCACTGTTTATTTCAACATTTACAACACCTCACATTTATCTGTTTAAACatatctccatctctcactctctctctatctctctctttctcgtccATCATCAGGATGCTAACTGCTCTCAGGTGATGCTCGTTATGAAGCTCGCTCATAAAAGCGCGTGCACACCGagctcgcgcgcgcgcgctagAGAAGGGTCATTATTGTTTAGTATCACACGAGCGCACGATCTCGtacacatacaccccccccccccccccgagagagagagagagagagagagagagagagagagagagagagagagagagagagagacacagacagacagacacagacagacacagacagacagacagacagacagacacacacacacacacacacacacgatgagccagcagcagcagaagtcAGTGAAAGTGGACGCCGTGGCGCGGCTACAGCTCTTTAACTGCGTGCACGCGGACTGCGGCGCCACATTCACGCGCAAGTGGCGTCTCGAGGAGCACGAGACCACGCACACCGGAGCGGTGAGTTCTGAGATGAGCGCGTGTTCTCGACTTTGAGGAATGTCATGTGGGAAAAACCTTAAGGAATGTCGCGTGGGAAACTTTCCCTAAAGGATCAGGACGACGACGCATTTGTGCACGCGCTTTGAAGAGTTAAAAAAGTGTCTGTTAGCATcaggttctctctgtgtgtgtttcgcCATCTAGCGGCCATTCAAATGCCCCGTGGAAGGATGCGCGCGCCGGTTCTCCCGCAGGTCGCACCTCAGCAGGCACGCGCTGAAACACAAAGGCAAACTCCTCAGGTGAACCCCAGAAGATAACTGCTGATAGTGTGATGGAAGCGTGTAGCCTCCAGTTTAGCATTTAGCTTCACTTGTGTTTACAGGTGCTCTGCGGCGAGCTGCACCAAAACCTTCTCCAACAAGGACAAGCTGAAGAGACATGTCCGCTACGCGCACGGGGACAAGGAGCGCTACTTCCAGGTACTGTAGATCCGAGATCTGACCACACGGAGAAGTTAGTGACCTAGCGGTTGGGATTGATTTCAAACTTTCCgtgttaaaaaaatgaattctaACTGACCAGGAAGTGATGTGCTCAAATGTGTTTAatcttatttacatttttcttgtgtaaatgtgttCCAGATGACATGACCCACATGATACTGAAACCAGTCTGATTTTTAACTTAAACTAATACAAACCATTTAGTTAAAAACTGCACGAATCTGCACAGGCTCCACCCTCAGATCCTCTGGGTCTCAGGTATACATTTCTGTGAATTTCCCCACAGTGCACCTCTCCCGGCTGTGGGAGGACGTTCCGGAAGCGGCGCCTGCTCAAGCTTCACCAGGCGACTCACGGCATCTCCTCAGGCTTCAGGTGAACACTgggggagggatggagggaggggtTGAGGGTGTGTCGCTGTAAAGGGagggagatgttggtgtggagtcACTGTGGTGGGAGAGATTGGGGGTGTCACTGGGGAGTGTGTGAGCAGTTGGGGGCGTTTTGCCGGGGAGGGAGGGGATGAGGTCGGGTCATTGAGGAGGGAGGCAGTGGTTGGGGGTGTGTTCTTGGGGAGGGAGGGGTTGGTGGTGTGTCACTGGGATGGAGGGTTTGGGTCTGTTACGGAGGGTTGGGGCATGTTGCtgatgagggagggagggagggagggaggggttGGGGGTGTGTCACTGTGTCCTGTAAGGTAAAAAGTGTTGACCTGCATTTGACTGGCTCTGGACTTT is from Hemibagrus wyckioides isolate EC202008001 linkage group LG24, SWU_Hwy_1.0, whole genome shotgun sequence and encodes:
- the LOC131345471 gene encoding oxysterol-binding protein-related protein 6-like; protein product: MVKMEPHSNSTALEKSPLSAFKPGHSRSCSTGSSRQNSRDWEVMTDIQSSVVHPEKNSIPGICEGFLMKKRKYPLQGWHKRYFVLEKGILKYAKSHQDVMRGKNHGALDVSLAVMSVNKKSRRIDLDAGDNLLHLKAKSQEIFYIWMTKLTAHRIYKKNEAVSIHQGVLQALSAGHSSTLSSMATFAQMNRDMRDTLPQFQSPINGFQPAALDSPSLASSRVNHKVSAWLQQTQQADACQQELARCQLDLAELGRLIQMLHWLEADLKDPINNKDLEKRISMQNLTLDKPKKKVGKVWGHNRTMSHGMLPASNHISTLSSSSGLGASLQSIPDYVYSQLSTPHCTSPEGKKLQENIYTASQRLHTSLKSIHEMLSSERERLTQAWTGPDLRQSTSDQLASLCTTLSELELQSRLTKVHSVSLSSDSSEESFCTVTQDQSCEARSRLSVAESMAEYFDANENIVSENLSENEASDESGLSDVTTSNSEPEEGQAEVRMKYRASVSSAPDVPSSVPKETGRRTVLPARCADNSHIGILSILYNNIGKDLSRVSMPVALNEPLNFLQRVSEELEYSELLDIANRTDDPYERMVYMAVFSISGYAWASWRNRYKPFNPVLGETYESMREDRGFRYIAEQVSHHPPVSACHAESKNFTFWQDQRWKNKFWGKSVEIISTGLVNVSLPRYGDHYQWNKAVTCIHNVFSQQRWLEHYGDVVIRNLKSDVCSCKMTFVKSRYGAGENKNEVQGVVLDQAGEVVHRFGGSWHEGIFCDTLPNPQCLWKPNPQPEDYFEYYGFSCYARELNELTPELKAILPPTDTRFRPDQRLLEEGKVPESDKRKDEVEEKQRERRKELSKLGEEHIPRFFRKAVDDAGREVWVCNGTYWKIREDPGFANTDNLELW